In one Vagococcus entomophilus genomic region, the following are encoded:
- a CDS encoding ABC transporter ATP-binding protein, with protein sequence MFSLLKYAKKYRFQIILGPIFKFLEAVFELFLPIYMARLIDNGIKKGDAQYVIHTARTMIFMSLIGLICVLICQYFASVASQGFGTELRSALLKKINTLSHKELDELGTSTLVTRMTSDINQLQLALAMLIRLVIRAPFLSIGSVIMAFFIEPKLALIFVLILPIFCIVLYFMMKKTVPLYKKVQKKVDHLNQAIGESLAGVRVIRAFARKENEEEKIAHVTDDLAKAYRRVANISAILTPATTLILNIAILSLLYFGGIKVNIGSLKQGEVLALINYMMQMLLALIVVSNLVVIFTRASASASRVNEVLAIKPSIPEDTLSSYQSVKTLSGTLAFQQVDFRYQPDAGLALQKIDFSIKQGTIFGITGPTGSGKSTLIQLIPRFYDVSTGAISLAGQPITQLPVDELRQAIGLVPQKSVLFSGTIRENLQWGKADASDEECLAALKTAQCLEFVQSLPNGLDTRVLADGNNFSGGQKQRLAIARALIRKPPILILDDSLSALDYRTDQDLRHALKQDLANTTVIIVSQRISSVQNANQILVLNEGKQVGLGTHSELLTHSAIYQEIVASQEERKEQLNEK encoded by the coding sequence ATGTTTTCATTACTAAAATATGCTAAAAAATATCGCTTTCAGATTATTTTGGGGCCTATTTTCAAATTTTTAGAAGCGGTTTTTGAATTATTTTTACCCATCTACATGGCACGACTGATTGATAATGGGATCAAAAAGGGGGATGCGCAGTATGTGATACATACAGCCCGTACTATGATTTTCATGTCGCTGATTGGCCTGATATGTGTTTTGATTTGTCAATACTTTGCTTCTGTTGCATCACAAGGATTTGGTACGGAGTTGCGCTCTGCATTATTAAAAAAAATCAATACCCTCTCACATAAAGAGCTTGATGAGCTTGGAACTTCAACACTAGTCACAAGGATGACCAGTGATATCAATCAATTGCAACTCGCTTTAGCGATGCTTATTCGGCTTGTGATTCGAGCGCCATTTTTAAGCATTGGTTCGGTCATTATGGCCTTTTTCATTGAACCAAAATTAGCACTTATTTTTGTGTTAATCTTACCTATTTTTTGTATTGTACTTTATTTTATGATGAAAAAAACAGTTCCACTATATAAAAAGGTACAAAAGAAAGTTGATCATTTAAATCAAGCAATTGGCGAAAGCTTGGCTGGTGTACGAGTGATTCGCGCTTTTGCTAGAAAAGAAAACGAAGAAGAAAAAATTGCTCATGTGACAGATGACTTAGCAAAAGCTTATCGGCGTGTAGCGAATATCTCTGCTATTTTAACCCCTGCCACGACTTTAATTTTAAATATTGCCATTCTATCTTTGCTTTATTTTGGTGGAATAAAAGTCAACATTGGTTCTTTAAAGCAGGGAGAAGTATTGGCGCTAATCAATTATATGATGCAGATGTTACTCGCTCTCATCGTTGTATCCAATTTAGTAGTTATTTTCACCCGCGCCTCGGCTTCGGCTAGTCGTGTGAATGAAGTACTTGCTATCAAACCTTCGATACCAGAAGACACTCTTTCCTCTTACCAGTCAGTAAAGACACTATCTGGTACGTTAGCTTTTCAACAAGTTGATTTTCGTTATCAACCAGATGCGGGTCTCGCTCTTCAAAAAATCGATTTTTCAATAAAACAAGGGACTATCTTTGGTATTACTGGACCTACAGGAAGTGGAAAAAGTACCTTAATTCAACTCATTCCACGTTTCTATGATGTATCAACTGGTGCGATTTCACTAGCAGGGCAACCTATTACACAACTTCCAGTGGATGAATTGCGTCAGGCGATTGGGCTCGTTCCTCAAAAAAGTGTACTGTTTTCTGGAACCATTCGTGAAAACTTACAGTGGGGAAAAGCAGACGCTTCAGATGAAGAATGTCTAGCTGCATTAAAAACAGCGCAGTGTCTTGAGTTTGTCCAGTCACTTCCAAATGGTTTAGATACGCGCGTACTAGCAGACGGAAATAATTTTTCTGGTGGACAAAAACAACGATTAGCCATTGCCCGGGCTTTAATTCGAAAACCACCTATTTTAATTCTAGATGATTCACTAAGCGCACTAGATTACCGCACTGATCAAGATTTACGCCATGCCTTAAAACAAGATTTAGCTAATACCACCGTAATCATTGTCTCTCAAAGAATTAGCTCTGTTCAAAACGCCAATCAAATTCTTGTCTTGAACGAAGGAAAACAAGTGGGGCTTGGTACACACAGTGAACTCCTTACCCACTCTGCTATTTACCAAGAAATAGTTGCTTCCCAAGAAGAGCGAAAGGAGCAGTTGAATGAAAAATAG
- a CDS encoding putative ABC transporter permease has protein sequence MNHINELILLFFIYSVIGWLWETIYCSSKAHKFVYRGFLVGPYCPIYGFGVLLVLLLVSPYQKNLLVLYIFSTCVVTILEYVTSLLLETFFHATWWDYKDVPFNLNGRVALPVSLFWGVGCLLIVKVVQPFVLLLTERIEGAAGGYIPLVIALVLFADSIYTISNMISFQKVSKVWIGKIDEVKAEFSKRQDIFRKEKAAWLSEFTNEKKKTLPKLNFNQRRMLSNFRQLKIKGIDNLDELVLLYKQKKKQK, from the coding sequence ATGAATCATATAAATGAACTAATTCTTTTATTTTTTATTTATTCAGTAATAGGCTGGTTGTGGGAAACGATTTATTGCTCGTCAAAGGCGCATAAATTTGTCTACAGAGGATTTTTGGTGGGTCCTTATTGTCCAATCTATGGTTTTGGCGTTCTTCTAGTACTCTTACTGGTAAGTCCTTATCAAAAAAATCTGCTTGTTCTCTATATTTTTTCAACCTGTGTGGTAACGATTTTAGAATACGTCACTAGTCTTCTCCTTGAAACTTTTTTTCATGCGACATGGTGGGATTACAAAGACGTTCCATTTAATTTAAACGGAAGAGTGGCGCTGCCCGTCTCTTTGTTTTGGGGTGTGGGGTGTCTTTTGATTGTTAAGGTTGTTCAGCCTTTTGTTTTGCTTTTAACGGAGCGTATCGAAGGTGCTGCAGGAGGCTATATTCCACTAGTAATCGCACTGGTTTTGTTTGCAGATAGCATCTACACAATCAGCAATATGATCTCTTTCCAAAAAGTCAGCAAGGTTTGGATTGGCAAAATTGATGAAGTCAAAGCAGAGTTTTCTAAGAGGCAAGATATTTTTAGAAAAGAAAAAGCAGCATGGCTATCGGAATTCACCAATGAAAAGAAAAAAACTTTGCCTAAGCTCAACTTTAACCAACGGCGAATGTTGTCAAATTTTAGGCAATTAAAAATCAAAGGAATTGATAATTTAGATGAATTAGTCTTGCTATATAAGCAAAAGAAAAAGCAAAAATAA
- a CDS encoding 3D domain-containing protein, which produces MKFKKIGTVAVFMLLVSVTSPLTTFAKSVDEIKQEESAAKQQSEKISSEIQTSLSEVNKKYQEVEKLNSEVAQAKSTIAETQTNIDKTKESIKKRTAAMAGRMKDMQIQNAGQHKLQMLLESDSISDFINRMYAVSVIQEAERTKVESLYQDKEKLANLQTKLSDTKANLEAKKADAETEKSSLDSKVAALQTKLEENKSTISQLVTERKTEETRLEKVAADKKAAEAKAVAEAKQAEQKAAAEAATQQAATKAAQTSSSTQTSTSSSTTGSSSTTNSTNDNQSSQNNDNNNSSSNSNNNNTSSGSSYSLTVQATGYSVEEGGFLTATGIDLRKNPWCIAVDQNVIPLGSMISVPGYGYAIAGDTGGAIKGNIIDLHYKTIAECIQWGRRTVTIQVYRN; this is translated from the coding sequence TTGAAATTTAAAAAGATTGGCACTGTTGCGGTATTTATGTTATTGGTAAGCGTCACTTCGCCCTTAACAACATTTGCAAAATCTGTAGATGAAATTAAGCAGGAAGAAAGTGCTGCTAAGCAACAGAGTGAGAAAATCAGTAGTGAAATTCAAACCTCATTAAGTGAAGTAAATAAAAAATATCAAGAAGTAGAAAAGTTAAATAGTGAGGTGGCACAAGCAAAAAGCACAATTGCTGAAACACAAACTAATATCGATAAAACGAAAGAAAGCATCAAGAAGAGAACGGCTGCTATGGCGGGACGTATGAAAGATATGCAAATTCAAAATGCAGGTCAACATAAACTTCAAATGCTTTTAGAATCGGACAGTATTTCAGATTTTATCAATCGGATGTACGCTGTTTCGGTGATTCAAGAGGCTGAAAGAACCAAGGTGGAATCTTTGTATCAAGACAAAGAAAAATTGGCGAATCTCCAAACCAAGCTCAGTGATACAAAAGCAAATTTGGAGGCGAAAAAAGCAGATGCTGAAACTGAAAAATCTAGCTTAGATAGTAAAGTTGCAGCCCTTCAAACAAAACTTGAAGAAAACAAATCAACGATTAGTCAGCTTGTAACGGAACGTAAAACAGAAGAAACGCGCTTGGAAAAAGTAGCAGCTGATAAGAAAGCGGCTGAAGCAAAAGCTGTGGCAGAAGCCAAACAAGCGGAGCAAAAGGCTGCGGCAGAAGCTGCAACCCAACAAGCCGCTACAAAAGCAGCACAAACTTCTAGTTCTACACAAACCAGTACGAGCTCAAGTACAACTGGAAGCAGTAGTACTACCAATAGTACAAATGATAACCAAAGCAGTCAAAATAATGACAACAACAATAGTAGTAGCAACAGCAATAACAACAATACCTCAAGCGGGAGTTCTTATTCGTTGACGGTTCAAGCAACGGGCTATTCAGTAGAGGAAGGCGGTTTTTTGACTGCTACTGGGATTGATTTACGTAAGAATCCTTGGTGTATTGCAGTTGACCAAAATGTGATTCCGCTTGGATCGATGATTTCGGTTCCAGGATATGGCTATGCGATTGCTGGTGATACAGGTGGAGCTATCAAAGGAAACATTATTGACTTGCACTACAAAACGATTGCTGAATGTATACAGTGGGGAAGACGCACAGTGACGATCCAAGTATATAGAAATTAG
- a CDS encoding GNAT family N-acetyltransferase, whose product MIRPAEPKDIPEMMRLVLVILKDMELSLVKELGDTTMIKLLSEASFYPNYRYSYKRAIVKELEGQVAGVAFGYPAADEVVIDEPLQQLLAEKSYEVDQKLFLDSEVFPNEWYLDSLVVSHRFRGQGIGSELLAYLPILAKESGQRRIGLNVDLANPQAEKLYVRHGFTYVGKKMISGHEYKHMQKTVLQ is encoded by the coding sequence ATGATTCGACCAGCGGAACCAAAGGATATTCCCGAAATGATGCGCTTAGTATTGGTTATTTTAAAAGATATGGAATTATCCCTCGTTAAAGAACTTGGTGATACAACAATGATAAAGTTACTGAGTGAAGCCTCTTTTTATCCGAACTACCGTTACAGCTACAAAAGAGCAATTGTAAAGGAGCTCGAAGGACAAGTTGCAGGAGTGGCATTTGGTTATCCAGCAGCAGATGAAGTGGTGATAGATGAACCCTTGCAACAGTTACTAGCTGAAAAGAGCTATGAGGTTGATCAAAAATTATTTCTTGATAGCGAAGTATTCCCAAACGAATGGTACTTAGATTCACTTGTCGTTTCGCATCGGTTTCGAGGTCAAGGGATTGGCTCAGAGTTATTAGCTTATTTGCCTATCTTAGCGAAAGAATCAGGCCAAAGGCGGATTGGCTTGAATGTAGATTTAGCAAATCCCCAAGCAGAAAAACTCTATGTGCGTCATGGGTTTACATATGTAGGAAAAAAAATGATTAGTGGTCATGAATATAAGCACATGCAAAAAACGGTATTACAGTAG
- a CDS encoding LURP-one-related/scramblase family protein gives MSEFYVSQPALSQNTRTLIKNSQGTPLFLMIGRFGTRGDVLSLYKMNGDLAASIKQTTFAPSASFDLYLGFEKVGSMRRIFNFPSDFYYIRQLNWAAVGNIPEHHYAIFHLHQKVMTMQEVLFSNGTYCELSIQDDQDAPLCICVAAVLNYWVLNRKKNFLKLGYRALHLDPL, from the coding sequence ATGTCTGAATTTTATGTTTCCCAACCTGCTCTCTCGCAAAACACACGTACTCTCATAAAAAATAGTCAAGGAACTCCTCTTTTTTTAATGATTGGGCGTTTCGGAACTAGAGGAGACGTACTCTCTCTTTACAAAATGAATGGTGATTTAGCTGCAAGCATCAAACAAACCACCTTTGCCCCAAGCGCAAGTTTTGATTTGTACTTAGGTTTTGAAAAAGTAGGCTCTATGAGGCGGATTTTTAATTTTCCAAGTGATTTTTATTATATTAGGCAATTAAATTGGGCAGCAGTAGGAAACATTCCCGAGCATCATTACGCTATTTTCCATTTACATCAAAAAGTGATGACTATGCAAGAAGTTCTTTTTTCAAATGGGACTTATTGCGAGCTTTCTATTCAAGATGATCAAGATGCTCCACTTTGCATCTGTGTTGCGGCTGTCCTTAATTATTGGGTGCTTAATCGGAAAAAAAACTTTTTGAAATTAGGCTATCGTGCGCTACATCTAGATCCCTTATAA
- a CDS encoding Cof-type HAD-IIB family hydrolase, which translates to MIGLIASDMDGTLLDEHMSISKENAAAVKRALSMGIHFMVATGRGATEALPALEEVGIKCPMITGNGAQAYDAEGQTLFTFSIEKENVQQIIQILKENQLYFEIATNKGVYSDNQPQRVENAATMIASRTPGLSYKMAVALSAAHLDLLHIIYIKDYLDLLEDPTIEVLKFIVFNEEGQKVLQPIASQISKLDNIFVTSSYPTNIEINHAMAQKGIAVKKMAEKYDIPLDQVMTIGDNFNDISMLQIAGVSFAMANAEPEVKEQAKYLTQTNIENGVGKAIIRAIEESL; encoded by the coding sequence ATGATTGGATTAATCGCATCAGATATGGATGGCACATTGTTAGATGAACACATGAGCATTTCAAAAGAAAATGCTGCTGCAGTAAAAAGAGCGTTATCAATGGGGATTCACTTTATGGTAGCCACAGGTCGAGGCGCAACAGAGGCACTACCTGCTCTTGAAGAAGTCGGAATCAAATGTCCGATGATTACGGGAAATGGTGCCCAAGCATATGATGCAGAAGGACAGACTTTATTTACTTTTAGCATTGAAAAAGAAAATGTCCAACAAATTATTCAGATATTAAAAGAAAATCAGCTCTATTTTGAAATTGCCACCAACAAAGGTGTATACTCAGATAATCAACCTCAGAGAGTAGAAAATGCTGCGACAATGATTGCGAGTAGAACTCCAGGCCTTTCTTATAAAATGGCGGTGGCCCTCTCTGCAGCCCATCTAGATTTGCTGCATATCATCTACATTAAGGATTATTTAGACCTATTAGAAGATCCAACGATTGAAGTCCTAAAATTTATCGTATTTAATGAAGAGGGGCAAAAAGTGTTACAGCCCATCGCCTCACAAATCTCAAAACTCGATAATATCTTTGTTACCTCTTCTTACCCAACCAATATTGAAATTAACCATGCAATGGCTCAAAAAGGCATTGCTGTAAAAAAAATGGCTGAAAAATATGATATTCCATTGGACCAAGTCATGACGATTGGCGATAACTTTAACGACATTTCCATGCTACAGATTGCAGGAGTTAGTTTTGCAATGGCAAATGCTGAACCTGAAGTCAAAGAGCAAGCCAAATATCTCACACAGACGAATATTGAAAATGGTGTTGGAAAAGCTATTATCCGTGCCATAGAAGAATCTCTCTAG
- a CDS encoding uracil-DNA glycosylase → MKTIIHNSWQQILHEEFQKEYYLDLRNFLKEEYQNEWIHPDMYHIYEAFEWTPFEKVKVVILGQDPYHGPNQAHGLSFSVKPGVKIPPSLVNIYKELESDLGCKPAKHGYLEKWAKQGVLLLNTVLTVRNGQAYSHRGKGWESLTDTVIEKLNEREQPVVFILWGKPAQEKRKMIDEAKHIVLTAPHPSPLSAHRGFFGSKPFSKTNQALEKLGEQPIDWQLPQTVEE, encoded by the coding sequence ATGAAGACGATTATACATAATAGTTGGCAACAAATCTTGCATGAGGAATTCCAGAAAGAATACTATCTCGATTTGAGAAACTTTTTAAAAGAAGAGTATCAAAATGAATGGATTCACCCAGATATGTATCATATATATGAAGCATTTGAATGGACACCTTTTGAAAAAGTAAAAGTCGTAATCTTGGGACAAGATCCTTACCATGGACCAAATCAAGCACACGGCTTGAGCTTTTCGGTCAAGCCTGGAGTGAAGATTCCACCTTCGCTTGTGAATATTTATAAGGAATTAGAGTCTGATTTGGGGTGTAAACCTGCGAAGCATGGCTACCTTGAAAAATGGGCTAAACAAGGAGTTTTATTGCTAAATACTGTCTTAACTGTTCGGAATGGTCAAGCTTACTCTCACCGCGGGAAAGGGTGGGAAAGTTTAACCGATACTGTCATAGAAAAGTTAAATGAAAGAGAACAGCCCGTTGTGTTCATCTTGTGGGGGAAACCAGCGCAAGAAAAACGTAAAATGATCGATGAAGCCAAACATATAGTTCTGACTGCGCCACACCCTAGTCCATTATCCGCTCATCGAGGCTTTTTCGGGTCAAAGCCTTTCTCTAAGACCAATCAAGCGCTAGAAAAATTGGGAGAACAACCAATTGACTGGCAATTACCACAAACAGTCGAAGAGTAA
- the pta gene encoding phosphate acetyltransferase, producing MELFDGLKFKIIRKKIKISFPEATDARVLGAAVRLKAEELVEPILIGEKVEIEKIAKSRGFNTDELTIIDPNHYDEFDKMVTAFVERRKGKVTEDQAKVLLRDPNYFGTMLTYLDITDGMVSGAIHSTGDTVRPALQIIKTKPGVSRTSGAFLMVRGRDQEKYLFSDCAININPDAQSLAEIAVESARTAELFDIDPKVALLSFSTKGSAASEEVNKVSEATRIAKELAPQYDIDGELQFDAAYESSVAGQKAPGSSVAGEATVFVFPDLQSGNIGYKIAQRLGNFEAIGPILQGLNKPISDLSRGCNEEDVYKLSIITAAQTLLG from the coding sequence ATGGAACTTTTTGATGGACTAAAATTTAAAATCATTCGTAAAAAAATTAAAATTTCTTTTCCAGAAGCAACAGATGCCCGAGTGCTTGGCGCTGCGGTTCGTTTAAAAGCAGAAGAGCTTGTTGAACCGATCTTGATTGGAGAAAAAGTTGAAATTGAAAAAATAGCCAAAAGTCGTGGCTTTAATACAGATGAATTAACAATCATCGACCCAAACCACTATGATGAATTTGATAAAATGGTCACAGCTTTTGTAGAAAGAAGAAAAGGAAAAGTTACAGAAGACCAAGCAAAAGTTTTACTACGCGATCCTAACTATTTTGGGACGATGTTGACTTATTTAGACATAACAGATGGCATGGTCAGTGGTGCCATCCACTCGACAGGGGATACTGTTCGACCAGCATTACAAATTATCAAGACGAAGCCAGGTGTTTCACGGACTAGCGGAGCGTTTTTAATGGTTCGTGGACGTGACCAAGAGAAATATTTGTTTTCCGATTGTGCGATTAATATTAATCCAGATGCTCAATCCTTAGCAGAGATTGCAGTTGAAAGTGCTCGAACTGCAGAATTATTTGATATTGATCCGAAAGTAGCATTATTGAGTTTTTCAACGAAAGGCTCTGCTGCCTCAGAAGAGGTCAATAAAGTTAGTGAAGCAACAAGGATTGCTAAAGAGCTAGCACCACAATACGATATTGACGGGGAACTGCAATTCGATGCGGCGTATGAATCTTCTGTTGCTGGGCAAAAAGCACCAGGCTCCAGTGTTGCTGGTGAGGCCACTGTTTTTGTATTCCCAGATTTACAATCTGGAAATATTGGTTATAAAATTGCGCAACGTTTAGGGAATTTTGAAGCAATTGGTCCAATCTTGCAAGGATTGAACAAACCAATTTCCGATTTATCTAGAGGATGTAACGAGGAAGATGTATACAAATTATCCATTATTACTGCGGCACAAACATTACTAGGATAG
- the tsaE gene encoding tRNA (adenosine(37)-N6)-threonylcarbamoyltransferase complex ATPase subunit type 1 TsaE: MGTFLQAGDVLVLAGDLGAGKTTFTKGLAKGLGIKEMIKSPTYTIIREYETGRLPLYHMDVYRVAEGAEELGLDEYFSGAGVCVVEWGELIPEELPENYIKIEIEAKENQRMLKIEHQGSQALERIRAWQESIDEGGNKTV; the protein is encoded by the coding sequence ATGGGAACATTTCTTCAGGCAGGAGATGTTTTAGTGTTAGCTGGAGATTTAGGTGCTGGAAAAACAACTTTTACCAAGGGTTTAGCCAAAGGCTTAGGGATTAAGGAGATGATCAAAAGCCCGACGTATACAATCATTAGAGAATATGAAACAGGTAGATTGCCACTGTACCATATGGATGTTTATCGTGTGGCAGAAGGTGCAGAAGAGCTAGGATTGGATGAATATTTTTCGGGTGCAGGTGTGTGTGTGGTAGAGTGGGGGGAATTGATCCCGGAAGAACTTCCAGAAAATTATATAAAAATTGAGATAGAAGCAAAAGAAAATCAGCGTATGTTGAAGATTGAGCATCAAGGTAGCCAAGCATTGGAACGCATAAGAGCATGGCAAGAAAGTATAGATGAAGGGGGAAATAAAACGGTATGA
- a CDS encoding GNAT family N-acetyltransferase: MSEAIDVIIREAIPSDAAQISQVMKQVGQETPYLVMDEKGLELTEEQLKEHLARLYESPNNILLIALIADEVVGTASVKASFKKRVEHIGEIGISVVEKYWGYGLGTKLLEEIIDWANQSGVIKRLELTVQERNKRAIHLYRKIGFVSEAVMPRGAKTDDGEFLDVELMRLLID; encoded by the coding sequence ATGAGTGAAGCAATAGATGTGATCATTCGAGAAGCTATACCGAGCGATGCGGCTCAAATTAGTCAGGTTATGAAACAAGTAGGACAAGAAACGCCATATCTAGTCATGGATGAAAAGGGGCTGGAGTTGACAGAGGAGCAACTAAAAGAGCATTTGGCTCGCTTATATGAGTCGCCAAATAACATATTATTGATTGCGCTAATTGCAGATGAAGTTGTGGGAACAGCATCAGTTAAGGCCTCTTTTAAAAAAAGAGTGGAGCACATTGGGGAAATTGGCATTAGTGTTGTAGAAAAATACTGGGGATACGGACTTGGAACGAAATTATTAGAAGAAATCATCGACTGGGCGAATCAAAGTGGTGTGATCAAACGTTTAGAGTTAACCGTTCAAGAAAGAAATAAACGTGCGATTCATTTGTATCGTAAAATTGGGTTTGTATCAGAAGCAGTGATGCCTAGAGGGGCTAAAACAGATGACGGTGAATTTTTAGATGTGGAACTAATGCGTCTACTGATTGATTGA
- a CDS encoding 3'-5' exonuclease — protein MNFIAMDFETANFQKYSACSLALVFVQNNQIVDRYYSLIQPETDFHWRNINVHGIRPEQVKDAPKFPEVWAKIAHYFKPNHLIVAHNAAFDCNVLKGCLDYYNLEQPHYLSLCTVKTSRKLYPNFANHKLNTVCQELAIPLENHHDALEDSLACANILLTQQKQFGDVALKPLVKMI, from the coding sequence TTGAATTTTATTGCCATGGATTTCGAAACGGCAAACTTTCAAAAATATAGTGCCTGTTCGCTTGCACTCGTTTTTGTCCAAAATAATCAGATTGTCGATCGTTATTACTCGTTAATCCAACCAGAAACAGACTTTCATTGGCGAAACATTAACGTGCACGGTATTCGCCCCGAACAAGTGAAAGATGCACCAAAGTTTCCTGAAGTTTGGGCCAAAATCGCACATTATTTCAAACCCAACCATCTGATTGTCGCTCACAATGCAGCATTTGATTGCAACGTTTTAAAGGGCTGCCTCGACTACTACAATCTAGAACAGCCCCATTATCTCTCTCTATGTACAGTAAAAACTAGTCGCAAGCTGTATCCCAATTTTGCAAATCACAAGCTTAACACAGTGTGTCAAGAGTTAGCAATTCCTTTAGAAAATCATCACGATGCATTAGAGGATAGTCTTGCTTGTGCGAATATTTTACTCACTCAACAAAAACAGTTTGGTGATGTGGCACTTAAACCACTTGTCAAAATGATTTAG
- a CDS encoding exodeoxyribonuclease III has product MKCISWNVNGLRACVKKGFLDSFNELDADFFCLQETKLQAGQIELDLPGYTQYWNYAEKKGYSGTAIFAKEPALNVSLGIGKQVHDTEGRVITLEYPKFYLITCYTPNSQAELKRLEYRMQWEDDFLAYLKELEKEKPVILCGDLNVAHKNIDLKNWKTNRKNAGFTDEERGKFSTFLDSGFIDTFRYFYPDQEHAYSWWSYRFNARKNNAGWRIDYFCVSEALKPYLQDASIFDQILGSDHCPVSLTIDL; this is encoded by the coding sequence ATGAAATGTATCTCATGGAATGTTAATGGTTTGCGTGCCTGTGTAAAAAAAGGCTTTTTAGATAGCTTTAATGAGTTAGATGCGGACTTTTTCTGTCTTCAAGAAACCAAATTACAAGCAGGTCAAATTGAGCTTGATTTGCCTGGCTATACTCAGTATTGGAATTACGCTGAGAAAAAAGGGTATTCTGGAACGGCAATTTTTGCAAAAGAACCGGCTCTAAATGTATCATTAGGAATTGGTAAGCAAGTTCACGATACAGAAGGTCGTGTTATTACACTCGAATATCCTAAATTTTATTTGATTACTTGCTACACACCAAATTCTCAGGCTGAACTAAAAAGATTAGAGTATCGCATGCAATGGGAAGACGATTTTTTGGCTTATTTAAAAGAGCTAGAAAAAGAAAAACCCGTGATTTTGTGTGGTGACTTAAATGTTGCGCATAAAAATATTGACTTAAAAAATTGGAAAACAAATCGTAAAAATGCTGGATTTACTGACGAAGAACGGGGAAAATTTTCAACTTTTCTTGATAGTGGTTTCATCGATACTTTTCGTTATTTTTATCCAGATCAAGAGCATGCTTACTCTTGGTGGAGCTATCGTTTTAACGCGAGGAAAAACAATGCCGGATGGCGGATTGATTACTTTTGTGTTTCTGAAGCATTAAAACCTTATCTGCAAGATGCGAGTATTTTTGATCAAATACTCGGCAGTGATCACTGTCCTGTTTCTTTAACAATAGATCTTTAA
- the murB gene encoding UDP-N-acetylmuramate dehydrogenase has product MNQMKIEEVLAPIQMLFEEPLANYTYTKTGGPAEVLAFPKDKDEVKQIVDFARENNISWLVLGNASNLIVRDGGIRGIVIMLNRLDQVMVLENQVTALAGAKLIDTSYEALNHTLSGLEFACGIPGSIGGAVFMNAGAYGGEIAHVLESAEVLLPDGTIRTFTNQELDFSYRHSVVQENHGVVLSATFVLEKGEAQKMKAQMDELTDLRESKQPLEYPSCGSVFKRPEGHFTGKLIQDAGLQGLIWGGAQISEKHAGFIVNINHATATDYIELIAHIQKEILAQFGVVLETEVRIIGNEVFNSEK; this is encoded by the coding sequence ATGAATCAAATGAAAATAGAAGAGGTACTTGCTCCCATTCAGATGCTTTTTGAGGAGCCTTTGGCCAATTATACCTATACTAAAACAGGTGGACCAGCAGAAGTCCTTGCATTTCCAAAAGATAAAGATGAAGTGAAACAGATTGTTGATTTTGCTCGTGAGAACAACATTTCTTGGCTAGTTTTAGGCAATGCAAGCAACCTCATTGTACGAGATGGTGGTATTCGAGGAATTGTCATCATGTTGAATCGTTTAGATCAAGTGATGGTACTGGAAAATCAGGTGACTGCTTTAGCAGGGGCTAAATTGATTGATACGTCTTACGAAGCCTTAAATCATACTCTTTCTGGATTGGAATTTGCGTGCGGCATTCCTGGTAGTATTGGTGGGGCTGTGTTTATGAACGCAGGAGCTTACGGTGGGGAAATCGCCCATGTACTTGAGTCAGCAGAAGTTCTTCTTCCAGATGGGACGATTCGTACGTTTACAAATCAGGAACTGGATTTTTCTTATCGACATAGCGTTGTACAAGAAAATCATGGAGTGGTGTTGAGCGCTACTTTTGTCCTTGAAAAGGGTGAAGCACAGAAGATGAAAGCGCAGATGGATGAATTGACTGATTTGCGAGAGTCCAAACAACCGTTGGAGTATCCTTCATGTGGTAGTGTGTTTAAACGTCCAGAGGGCCATTTTACCGGCAAATTAATTCAAGATGCGGGTTTGCAAGGGCTTATCTGGGGAGGAGCGCAAATATCAGAAAAGCATGCGGGATTTATTGTTAATATCAATCATGCTACCGCAACCGATTATATTGAGTTGATTGCACATATTCAAAAGGAAATACTTGCTCAATTTGGTGTCGTATTAGAAACTGAGGTCCGAATTATTGGGAATGAAGTGTTTAACTCTGAGAAATAA